The genomic window tttttttgttgaggagTATGAGCTTAATTGTAATTATCTTTTTCCAATTCAcctgttttttatcttttttttttctgtctcagATTTTTTTGCTAGCCATTCACTCAAGAGCAAcgttaattatttcaaataatatcaattatttgATTTCTTGGCTTAATTAgtgtattataataataataataaaaatatatatatatatatatatctgaaaaaatataaaataaatttgcatataagatataattttaaaataaatttatatcattatatataaaaaaaacatgttattatttttgtatctagctcaaaagtttaaaatagtaatcaaataaggctgcatttgaaaatgcaggttaatctattttttcaaaaaattcaaatttgtttttgttagaagttatttttttttatgttttggattattttgatacgctgattttaaaattaattttttaaaaataaaaaaacattattttaatgcattttagcataaaaaaatactttaaaaaaccacCGCAATCACACTCTCTTATAtcctaaatatataaaatacactTCATCTTCATCgagctatttatttttatttttttaagaaaaactaattcTTGATATATAGCATTACTGTTTCGGCAAAGAATAATTGTCACTTTGATGGAACTGTACACTATCACATAGCTTTTGCATTCAATCCTAGAGTTTGAAAATTTAACACAACACCTTTCTTTTCATGATTGCTGTCTCCATGCTTTATTTTCCATAAATGTACTTTTAGTACAGCACAGCAACTTTGCCTTCTTCCagtaaacaattttttttttctgccaaTCATATAAGATGACCTATTTATAAGGTACTGAGAGATTGcttgagattgttattttataaagtattttttatttaaaaaattattaaaataatatattttttatctttaaaaaattatttttgatattaatatattaaaataatctaaaaatataaaaaaatatatctttttaaaattttcataaattattattaaaaacacaattcCAAGCAACGCTTTCAAACTGGACTCACAGCTGTCCTTTGATGACAAAAATTTAATGGCCTGATTTTTGTCATGGAAGTAGCTGTTACGTCCCGTAACGTTAAATTTGCACGGACACTGAGCCCAATTTATTGCCATATGTCCAGTATCGGAGCTGGGGCCAGAGGATTCGGGCCGAAATATCGTGGAGATCATCTTCAAATCAAGCTGGGTCAGAAAAGACAACCCATGCTGCAAGATCGAAAGGATATTAAAAGTCAACAACACACAACGAACGATCCAACGGTTTGAGGACTGCAGGGACGCAGTGAAGGCACGTGCACTCAGCAGCACTAGAAAAAACCCCAGGTGCGCAGCTGACGGCAACGAGCTTTTAAGATTTCACTGTACAACGCTAACTTGCTCTCTCGGCTCACGGGGTTCGTCCACCTTGTGCGGCTCAATCCCTGGCTGTGGAATATGCACCATAATAAGGCACGGGTTTCAAGGCAAAGAGTGCAAAGGTGTACGCACCACGGCTAGTAGCGGTAGGGCCCATGACTCACTGCTGGGCTGTACGGACGAGCGTAGGGCCATGTTGGTGTGTCGTGTGATTGCTGGGAGAGTGAAGCGCGTGGCGGAGGATGCGCCGCCGCCTGAGGAGGATGGTGCGTCGTCAGCTGCTGCTGGCTCATATGATTCTGTAGCCGGGTATGCTGGGATTTACTCGAATCTCGAGGAGTTGTCTGTGTTCAATCCGAGGGCTATATTGCCTTGTTTTGTTGTCATTTACAAGGCTCTCGAGTCTTAGATTATTTCTTTGAgcttgttcttgttgttttccCCAAGTAGTTTCCCTTCTGATCATGCTCAAAACCTATTATACCTCAAGCAACGGTTAGCGTAACCCCGCTAACCTCTGCAGGTGTTTGTGTATATAAACCAGACCTGAAGACTTCAGATTGGAGAGATTATTCACTACATTTCTTTTTCCGGTTAACGATATCTTCCATACAGTTTTCGTCGAGTTAAGCCCCGTTACTCCGCAAAAGCTCCTTCGATATCctaacctcttaaaaaaaatgttgcaataGCACGGAAGTAGAATAGATGCTTCATGCTAAAAGTTCAAACCAAATGATAGTTACCTGGAAGGATGCTGAATTCAGACTTCATGTCGTGAGCATCTGCCTCGAGGAAAATAGAATATATCTGCGTGCGTGTTTATCATTCCTGTATCTTAGTTAATTGGGCTGGCATCTTCAAACTGTTGGCGAgcttcaataaatttatttaataaggaTGCTGAAATCATATATTGCAATTTGATCATGAGGTGTTCAATCAGGAGAAGCAACAGCAATTTTTTTTCCGTTTGGCATCGTGGTTTTCATgtacttttatatttattctaactccacaaattattttttttcatttataaaaactGTTTTTTCAGATTACAACcacagataaaataaaatatcggCACAAACAAACACACAGACAGGGAGTTGGGAACAGATTCATTCAAGTGTCACCTTCAAATGGACACCTTTCATTGTCTAAATAGCTCGCCCAGGTCTCTTTATTTGCAGGTGGGTCTCTTCTCCTATGATTTTATTCGTGACATTTACAGTAACTTGTCgtgagaaacaaaattgaagtcTTAAAGGGTGATTAATTAGgtatgaattatttcagaatggATGGATTAGTGCAATCTTTTCATTCTTTCAATTAAGTGACATGCTCCCATATGGGTTCTTGAGGAGAGTAGTGGACCAAAATTATGAAGGGCCACGTgaaattatcttgaaataattGTTAGATGAGATGCAAAGTGGTGGGGAGGGAGGGTATTCTTTGACCTTGACCAATCAACAATTAATAGCCAAGAGAAGACTTATGCGTGCTGGCTTTATATAACACACACAGTGACTCGATTATAATTGCCTACACATGCTTGAGCATATGCACATTCATTGTTTCTCGTTGTTTGCCGTGCTTGGATTTTGCAGGAGGTGATTAGAATATAGGAATAATTAAGGTCATGGCATGGTGTGTTTAAATCGAATGGGAGTTTCCTAGAATCATGATCAATGTAATCCCCAATGAGATCACTGAAAACTTAGCACacaaatcaatataataatttaagtgACGAGGGTCCGTATATATTCTTGTCTTGTGTGAAAGACAGACCAGCTAATCTTGCCTGCATCGGCTCGTAGCTAAGATTCGAAGGTTGTGAGCAGTAGCACGCGTTGACAGGTTGATGATTAGCCATTGATCTTAGATCGAGGCTTGGCCTTGCGGGACAGAACCTTTGGCTAGtaaaccaagtaaaaaaaatactctccTTGCCCAAATTGCGGGTCGTAatcatgtttatatatttaattcttgataGCTTAATATATGAAGGGTGTCAATTGATAGCTTAATATATGAAGGGTGTCAATTCTGTTTAGTagatgttttgtatttttaattaaaataaaatgttttatttttaaagtgttttgacGTACCGTTTCGGTGTTGTActgttcacacacacacacatatatatatatatataacataattcaaattcaagataaattaattataaattatgcaatataaacataataccaaacaaatataattttaaaatttaaaatatttctaaatagccaagattaaatagatctttaacttaaagtaattcaacttaaacaaaatatcaaaatattatgaaagtaaaatattttaacacaaatattttaaatataaagttaggtcaatattatcaaggctaatgagaTCTAAAGCATCctttattttgctcaaattcctacaaagtataaacatgaaaaaaacaacaagaatataaaccatatatattaatgataaatctaattttaaaaaattaatatcattgttaatgaaaatagtaataataatttttaatattattattaatattattgttatttaaaatagtgatgaaaaaaaagctttttatacttgggtggtttaattaattaaattgaaccaggttcaatttgattcaaaagCTTTTCAAAACCGGAACGGAACATGTagaatgaaaccggaacattTCGGCcgaaatttagccgaaaaatccggaacggatcgagatttaaaataagatgaaaattgttccgttttattttgttttttgaattggtatgaaatgtttcggccattccgaGCGAAACGGCACGGAATTGACAACTTTGaatgtaaatgtttttttagtttgacatTTGAGTGGTCtcagatataaaattaaatcaattatgagttatgaattttattagcATGATCTGTTATGGTTTCTTTTCTAATTAGCTGTGACcttaaatgattttgtttatcaatttaaaacagCAGAGCTGAGCTTGtgaaagaacaatttttttctaaaatgtaGCATCTTAAAGGCACGCTTATCTACATGGccaacaatattttaaattgcGGTTTGCcatggaaaaaaacataaaaatgcaaTTGCAGTTTGAAAAATAGGGTTGACCGCGTAGACAAATATACACTAAACTggattatttgtttaatatcttgtcaaaaaaagataaatttggaaataataagataaaaagagGTGATATTATTGGTACTATCTTAACTTGGTTTGatatgtaaaattttatttcagaatattattattattattattattagaggaAAACATTTAGATGCAAGATATATATTATAGTGCTGATTTTTGCTGGTTTGGTTGAGCAGACATAAATGCGCAGTGCCATAGCGGGTGATCCAAATACCACAAGCTCGAGTTTGATGGGGACTGTCTCGTGCTTGATACCATGGATCAAGAGAGGGGGAAAGGGTCCAAAAACATGCAAACAAAactaaacaagaaagaaaaggtgagCAGAATGCTCATAATATCAAGAAATTACTTGATCACTGAGAGATCCCACCAGCCCAGAACCGTTATCCTAGCTACCCCTTAAAAACCAGTGCCGTAATTTTTTATCATGGCtaaaaaggatcaaatttaatctgTTTCCAGATAGGGAAGAACTTCTAACCCAATTAACACGGCAACAGGTTCAGCAGATTTCTCTCTTGAAAAGGCTGCTGAAGTATTTTTAGAAAGGACGTTAAAGGGAAGAGAATTGAAAGTGAAATCATGGGACATATACTTGCCTTTACAAGGAGGAAATGTGCTAGATATGTGTCTTTACATTCCCCTACAGCCTCGTTAAAGACATGTATATCagaatctatcttttttttgcATGTCTTAAGCTTTATTTGCAGAGGTTTCTGCTCTAAATCTCTGTTAATTTGTTGGTGGTATGTTATgagttttgtcttttaaaatatcTAGTTAATCAACAAATATCGTAGTCTTATATGAGTTTTACTAAAAACGCTTTCTTAAAAtctttatcaagaaaaaattataatttatatatatttttttaaaatattatttttgaagctGGAACATCAAGAGTTATTACAGTGACAAACTCACGCTCATGCAACTGCTGTGTTCTAGGATTCCTGTTTGGAAATTCCTTTTGTATTGCCTCGCCATAAGATGTTTGGGGATCCTCCATCTCTATAGATTTGTTTTCTGGGCTTTCAGCCTCATAAACCTTAGGCCTTCTAACAGGCCCAACTTTGTAAGGTTCGGCTATTACCCTACCAGATTGGCCCATAAAAAGCCCGTTTACTAAGCCTAGTTTATAGACTTTTTGGCAAATTTCACTATTGTATTGAGGAGGAACCTTCGAGTGTTTTGTATGATTAAGAAAAAGTTGTTGATTATGCTGTTAAACCTATCATGGctacttaattaaaaattaatgtgaAAGGTGGTTAACTACAGACCTCATTATTGTCCCACCACTTAGATTATAGAAGAAAGTACAAGACACAATCATGGTTGTCTTGCAAAATCATCATCTCAAGCCCTCCACTCTTAATGATATCATTGAACAGACTCTTTTAATCTCATCATACATGTTCTgctccttttaattttaaaattagtttatttttatgtttaatatttttaaaataaaattttattttaaattatgttttgctttaaattaaacttttttttagtattatcatattattttaatgtactgatatcaaaaataaattctaaaaataaaaaatatattattttaatatattttataataaaaaatttttaaaaacaaccaccatttttgtttaaaaaaataaaaaggctattaatcttttcaattgagcttttttatctactttttttgcctttcatttcctCTGGCCACTTTTGTCATTGGTCTCTTGATAGATGCATGCACAATCAAGCCAAGCTTTGGATTTTATGTTGTATGGACCACAGGACCAGTGAGCTTCAAATATGAAATACGAAACTGTTTTTTAGAAtaccttttaaattattttttgctttttaattaatatattgatatcaaaaaatgaaaaaataaaaaatatatatttttaaataaaaaatacttttaaaaaacagtaaACACCATTTTATCAAATACACTATTCGTTGCTTGGATTAGAATTGAATAATCACAGGTTCAGCTTTTGCTTATTCCCAATCAGCAGTGAATGATCAAGAGGTAGGTAGTTAATTACCAAGCCCCTCATTGAATGAACAGTAAAAAACTTGTCATTTCTCAAGCCAAGGGGTCATTTAGTTTCACATCATGACATTAATCACTAATCACTAATTCATTATCAAATGCAATTCCATGATTCAATCTATCATCAAATTTAacaccataaaaagaaaataatcacaAGTGGTGTTGAAAAATAATGTTACTAATTAATCtctctaaaacaaaataattccaAAATCATTTTATCTACTTGCAAATTGAATAACGActgtatcaatttttttcatgtttatattctatcaattaataaatttagatatttatacttatttatgagattttaaatatttatataagtaTTCATTATTCGATAATTATttactatccaaaatatatatatatatatatatatatatatatatatatatatatatatatatatatataatctcataTTAAATCTGAGTTGAGTACTTTTAGAatggatttaataatatttataacttatttattattcgagtaaaataattatctaaaaaatctatttttttttatcggtatCTATCATGTTAATACCATGTTAGTTCTATAAATTcagtacattttttttaaaaaaacaaatcaataaaattaaaattagcatAGCTCTTGGGGGGAAAAATGGCACTCCACTTGTTGATAAATGTTTTCAGATTGACCCCACGTGAGCTAAACAGTTGATTAATTATGAAACAAAGAAGGCCACGCCCATCATTCACCACGGCTTTTAGTACTCTTCGTTTCAAGAAACCCCATCATACAAAATTACAGATTGGTTTCTTTTGAATGGATCACAAGGAGACAAGACACATTTGATCCTTGTGCTGTGAACTCGAGCCATTAATTTACCTCGTTCGAATCAGTAATCATTTACTACTCCCCCCCACCCACTATCCTCATGAGTTGAAGCCGAAACCACGAatcaaattattctttttttatggaaatagtTAAAACCATGAACCATCCGAGCTTTTTAGGTAATGGGAAGAGCAATCATGTTCATGAGATATCTCTCTAAAAGATCGTTTGACTGTTACATCATTGGTGTTGGTGTTTGAATGCTCGAGTTCTTAAATTTATTCTAACACTTGGGTTTTAACTTATGAATGCCAGTAACTTTCTTCCATTAATGAAAACTTACCTTCTTCATCTAATTAAACTCATGGGTCCACCATCTGGTTTGAGAACATCATGAAAAGGTAGGCAAGTGCCTTTGAAGTTTTCTTAAACTGCTTTAATCAGTTGAAGATAATCAAGAACAAACCCTAATAAACAATAACAACTTTGTCAGGACAAGTGAAGCCCATACAAATGATTTGGGCACATGCTACCTCTTTTCCCTCTCCTGCAATATGCTCTCTTTGAGCCTTCCCAAATAGAATAAACCCAGTGTTTGAAACCCTTCCCTCTTTTTATATCGTTCACCCAAACGACATACATGATTTGATTACACTTCCCGGAGGGTATCTGTCAAGCCAAGAGAAAAGAGAATTAATACCATGCACAAGCCTCAAAGAGACAGCTTTGTTATACAAGTAAGAGGCAGTAGTATTTATTCTGAAGCCCTTAGTGACCAGGCCCCTCAGGCTAGTAAGTTTAATTTCTCTGCCATGAAGCTTTTCAATCGCTTCAGGAAAATTCTCATGCGACTCGTGTTTTCGAGTCCAACTACGTCAAGCATGGCTTCAAAGCAAAGAAGTTGTGAGAGATTTGATCCACCAAAGACTTCATGTAGCTCTTACTACTCGTCGAACTCACATTATAGTGAGGCTATTGCTGATTGCATTGAGTTCTTCAACAAGTCATCTCAGGAAGGGATTTTAGATGGTCGAAAATCTGATGTTTGGGTTTGATTATGTTTCATGATGATTGCTTTAATCACTTTCTTGCTTGGATTTCATTTGTTCTTGCTTTGATATATAATATACACGGTGGATACAAGAGTTAGGCATGCTGTTCTTGTTGGTTCTGTCAAGCACTTCTCTTCCCTGTTCTTTGTGGGCAACGTTTTGATGGTTGTGCTATGttgtaaatcaataattttgagCTTGATATGaagaatttccttttctttttctttcttgtctcTCTTTCCCTACATGGGCTGCCGTTTATGGCCCAGATCTTTGTCTGAACACTGGATATCTAGCAAAGCCGTCTCTAATGGGATTCCTGGCTCAGTAACGCATAGTCCAAAGTGTCCGTAAGAGGCTTAGAAGTAAAGACCCTGAGATGCCTTAGCTCAACAACTATCAGCAAACGGGCCAAATTTGGCCCGTGACTCGTCTAAGATTTGTCTGCAGTGTCACTGGGTCGTAGACAATACAATAAAAGGTAGCTCTTCCTCTACCATCATCATTGCATAATCTCTCCCGTAGCTTGTGTGAACCAGCTAGCAAGCACCCActtctgattctttttttttttttccccctacTGATACAATACTGTagatatgttttgaaatttttttttttttttaatgtaaatttaAGATCCATTTAAGTTAATAGTTCAAGAAGTAACAAAAACATAATGATTTGAACGTATTTTTATTACATAGACCTCGCAACCTTTTCAAACATCCATCTGCAAGTCAACTTCAGCTACAATGGAAAGGGACTGAAAAGGATTGTATGAAAACTTTGGGGACTagattatcattatttttggAGCTGAAAGTATGTTAATTAAGGATGTGCTTATGCTGCAACGCATGGAGATGAGCTTCATTTTCCGAATTTCTTAGAGAAAATCCCTCCTATTAGAGGGATCAaaggcttcttcttctttttccttagaGAAGGGTGCCTCTCTAGTGCTTCAACTCCTTGTGGCATTAGAACTTGTGTCAAGGAAGGCGGATTAGCAAATGTCACATATCTCTTGTTTTGAAACTGTGTCCCTTCTTCATTCGATGTCTGCATCACATATCTCTTGTTTTGAAACTGTGTCCCTTCTTCATTCGATGTCTGCATTTTGACTTCAAATTTTGTTGTGTCTTCAACAACCTTGACAACTTCAATTTCAGATTCTATCAGTTGCCTTTCGACCTCACGTTCCTTCAATTGTTGAAGCTCTCTCCTTGTTCTCTCAAGTTCTTCTTGAAGCGAAGAAAGGCAATTTGCCATTAGCGTCCTTTGTTCTTTGGCGTTTTCGAGACTTTGTTTCGTCTCCTTTAGCTCTGCTGTGACTGTTCCAAGCCTGGAAGTGCCCTGCCCATATTCAATTCCTCCAACGTGCATctacttaaacaaaaaaaaaattgaacattaacaatgAATCATTAATCAATTAGAGCAACTCTAATAGAATCCATCCATCACCAATGTCAAAGAAGTCGTCACCAATGGAGCCTTGGCTCGATCGAGATCTTCTTAGGTTCAAGAACCATAGGATGCTTTGCTTACCGCCCTCTCCTATTAGACCTAAAGTGGTCATAGCCTTATTCTATGACAAGGTCGCATGCAGGATGAGTTGGCTTCTCCTCGTCAAAAGCAATAGAGATTGATTCTTAAAGCTCTAAATAAATtctactaaataataaaataatatcgcTATTGTTTATCAATTGGAGAAAACATTcagtatatttttaactttatccTATCACATGACAAGGAATAAAAGTCTTAAATTCCGTCACAAGCAAGCATAATAACACTGTGATCAAGTGAATGATAATTAACGAAATGTTAATAATCTCATCATTAATTACAGTGAAAACATTCTAGTGATCTTCTCCATCTGCTTTGGCCCCATGACAATGTCAGTGTGTGTTCACTTTTACAGTTGTTGAGGgagaaaattgaaaggaaaacagGAAAAGTCTCCAACAAGTAACAACTAGTTCCATATAGGAACATAGGAGCAACACAATAATGTAATAGAATCATGAAACAAAAGCTAACCTGTTTGAGCTTATTGGCATAGAGCTCCTCAGCTAAAACTTTCTCCCCGAACAATGTGACGGCCTCTTTAACTGACCTGAAGGGTGCTCGAGTATCAATCTCAGCCCTTTTGAGTACGATCACTCCTTCTTCACCTTCCATGTTCTATATGTGCCTTATTGTAAGGGAGAAATTAAGAGATTGAGAGCTAGAGATCAGGTATTTCTGGGTTGAAGGAAAGATGGGAACGAGGATGCAGTTTTAATCTAGAGAAAAGGATAGAGACAGGGACAGGTAGGTTACAAGTAGCTAGAAGTGAATCTTGATTAGGGGAGACAATAATGTATGATAAGTTTATGTCTTGCAGGGGAGCTTCTTTTCTTCGCGTCCACTTCACTAGAATTCTTCTACTTCTGTTAATACTATTTTCGAGCGTGGAGGTGGTGGTTGGATGGACTTTTGCACAGTGGCGTCTGAGTAGCCCATGTTGATTCGGCAGAGGAGAGGGACTCTTCACCAAGAGCCAACGTTTCAAATGGGGCAATGCGTGTGTGTTAGGTGTTCCACGATCCACATTCTAATCCATAATTGTATCAAGTTATCAACTAAAGCCCAATATAGCCATAATAACTCTAACCCGTGATTATGGGTCCTAATTTGGGCTCTCAAGCTTGTACATATCTTGTGCCTcttgttttttgtattgttattttttaaaattattttttttattattgacttcagtatattaagattattataaaaaatttaaaatatattatttttatgttttttaaaaaaataataatttaaaatgcagaaaaaactataatttcaagTAGACACAAAATcgctttttataaaatatgaagGAAAATTAACCATGTAACATTGTTTAATAAGGAgtaaaatcattttcaatttccTCAAACTTGTACATGTTTTAGAGAAGTGATTTGGCAATCCCAATATTGTAAGAAACCTCGTATTAAATCGTTCCccgtattatttattttataacttggtgattctattagttttttttttatgataatctaattgtttttcttaaatcacCCTTCAATTCTAATCAAGATTTAAGTCTtatatacttaaaataaaaataaaaagttcatttgacaggttaatttggatatttaaaaaaattaaattagcacTAGTTAAGggactaacataaaaaaatcataaaaagaaaatgaactaaGTTATAATTTACCTAATTCTAATTGGTCTCTTAGGCCAGAGTTCACCCATCAAGAAAATCCTTATTATCGGTGTGGATTAATTTTCAAAGGCCCACTGATAAATCCTCTGGGGCAGGGTCGATATTTGACATGATTCATCACCAACTCTAACTTCTAATGCAAAATTTCAGCAAGGAATTTCCCAGTGCCAGGCCCGTCGGAAAATTACCGGGAGTCCATAATATGCTGCCTGATGAAGGCTTGTCTGAACATCTAATTCATATCCATCTTGATCAGTCTGAAATCTACATGAGATTTACCTGATGTCTTTAGAATTTCGAGTAATTATGTCCATTTTATTGTCTTCgtaaaatcaaattctaaatttgCTGACTTATTGAAGATTTGTTTCCGAATTGACTCTCTCATTAGGTAGGTGTTTCTAGAAATGCTTCCGGTTAAGAGTGAGTTTGGGTCATTGAAtcatattcaattttaaaatagtattgtttaaataatttttctaaataaaacgAAATTAtcttggataaaaataaaaaccgtTTTACTCGCAAGAAATTCTTGGCATAATTCCTTGTCACCGCAACCTATGATTTGGAGGCAATGAGCTGCATAATGTACTATACAACATGCCAAAGAGAGCTAAAACATCTGAAGAGGACTCTCCAAACGAGAACAAGGCACAGATGTTGTGTCAACATCGTCTTGTCCGCCCATTCCCCAACTTTGTCCACCCCACCGAAGTCTTTATCCTCTAGCTAACAtcgttacataaaaaataactaaactaaaaaaaaattaaaaaagaagaaggaaaaaccaCCGAAATAAACTAGAATGTAACGACCGTGGTTGTTAAACTAGA from Populus trichocarpa isolate Nisqually-1 chromosome 5, P.trichocarpa_v4.1, whole genome shotgun sequence includes these protein-coding regions:
- the LOC7493961 gene encoding uncharacterized protein LOC7493961; the protein is MAALTFSQEQKETQEKQPSRRRRKLQKQKEKQPSSWDQIKNLLTCKQIEGSRVHDPSKNPIGYPKFGSSCSSICSFKAVVHGNTRVVHRADNSPESSTVGQETGLLSRKDVCTGSSSTRSLAGPGRSNGGVTHSSSSRGMQFRKLSGCYECHMIVDPSRYPSARTTISACAQCGEVFPKIESLELHQKVRHAVSELGPEDSGRNIVEIIFKSSWVRKDNPCCKIERILKVNNTQRTIQRFEDCRDAVKARALSSTRKNPRCAADGNELLRFHCTTLTCSLGSRGSSTLCGSIPGCGICTIIRHGFQGKECKGVRTTASSGRAHDSLLGCTDERRAMLVCRVIAGRVKRVAEDAPPPEEDGASSAAAGSYDSVAGYAGIYSNLEELSVFNPRAILPCFVVIYKALES
- the LOC7477669 gene encoding WEB family protein At1g75720 — encoded protein: MEGEEGVIVLKRAEIDTRAPFRSVKEAVTLFGEKVLAEELYANKLKQMHVGGIEYGQGTSRLGTVTAELKETKQSLENAKEQRTLMANCLSSLQEELERTRRELQQLKEREVERQLIESEIEVVKVVEDTTKFEVKMQTSNEEGTQFQNKRYVMQTSNEEGTQFQNKRYVTFANPPSLTQVLMPQGVEALERHPSLRKKKKKPLIPLIGGIFSKKFGK
- the LOC7477668 gene encoding uncharacterized protein LOC7477668, with the protein product MHKPQRDSFVIQVRGSSIYSEALSDQAPQASKFNFSAMKLFNRFRKILMRLVFSSPTTSSMASKQRSCERFDPPKTSCSSYYSSNSHYSEAIADCIEFFNKSSQEGILDGRKSDVWV